In Streptomyces sp. TLI_146, the genomic stretch GCGCGGGGAACTGCGCGAGCAGCCCGTCACCGGCCCGCAGACGAACACCGGGCAAAAGGGGGGCGTGGGCGCCCGGGGCGGAGCCCCCAGGCACAATGAGGGGGTGACCCGCGCATCTCTGGACAAGCAGCCGCACGAAGTCGCCACGATGTTCGACGACGTCGCCGCGAACTACGACCGAACCAACGACGTGCTCTCGCTCGGCCAGGCCCGCCTGTGGCGCAAGGAGGTCGCGAAGGCGGTCGACGCGCGCCCGGCGCAGAAGGTCCTAGACCTCGCGGCCGGTACGGCCACGTCCTCCCTCCCCTTCGCCGCCACCGGCGCGTACGTCGTCCCGTGCGACTTCTCCCTCGGCATGCTGAAGGTCGGCAAGGGACGCCACCCCCACCTGCCGTTCACGGCCGGTGACGCCACGAAGCTCCCCTTCAAGGACGACACCTTCGACGCCGTCACCATCTCCTTCGGGCTACGCAACGTCCAGGACACCGACACCGCCCTGCGCGAGCTGTTCCGGGTGACCCGCCCCGGCGGCCGCGTGGTCATCTGCGAGTTCTCGCAGCCGACCTGGAAGCCGTTCCGTACGGTCTACAGCGAGTACCTGATGCGGGCGCTGCCCCCGGTCGCCACGGCGGTGTCGTCGAACCCGGACGCGTACGTCTACCTCGCCGAGTCCATCCGCGCCTGGCCCGACCAGCCCGCACTGGCCGCGCGCCTCCAGCAGGCCGGCTGGTCCAAGGTCGCCTGGCGCAACCTCACCGGCGGTGTGGTCGCGCTGCACCGCGGCTACAAGCCCCAGTAACCCGGCGGGCACGACCACCGTGGACTACCAGGCCGTCCTGCACCAGATCGCCGACGACGTCGCGCCCCTCGTCGGGCGCGGCACGCCCGCCGCGTACATCCCTGCCCTCGCCGACGTCGACCCGTCCCGCTTCGGGATGGCCGTCGCCGACCTCGACGGCAAGGTGTACGGGGTGGGGGACTGGCAGCGGCCGTTCTCCGCGCAGTCGATCACCAAGGTCTTCACGCTCGCGCTGGCGCTCGCGCGCGGCGGCGACACGCTCTGGGAGCACGTCGGCCGCGAGCCGTCGGGCAATCCGTTCAACTCGCTCGTGCAGTTGGAGTACGAGAACGGGATCCCGCGCAATCCGTTCATCAACGCGGGCGCGCTGGTCGTCACCGACCGGCTCCAGACCCTCACCGGGGACGCCAGCAGCGAGCTGCTGGAGTTCCTGCGCGAGGAGACCGGCAACCCGGAGCTCGCGTTCGACGCGGTGGTGGCCGAGTCGGAGTCGGCACACGGCGACCGGAACGCGGCCCTGGCCCACTTCATGGCCTCGTACGGCAATATCGCCAACGACGTACCGACGCTGCTCGACCACTACTTCTGGCAGTGCGCCATCGAGATGAGCTGCGCGGACCTGGCGCTGGCGGCGCGCTTCCTGGCCCGCCACGGCCTGCGCGCCGACGGCTCGCGGCTGCTGTCGCGCAGCGAGGCCAAGCAGATCAACGCGGTGATGCTGACCTGCGGGACGTACGACGCGGCGGGCGACTTCGCGTACCGGGTGGGGCTGCCGGGGAAGAGCGGCGTGGGCGGCGGGATCGTCGCGGTCGTGCCCGGCCGGTGCACGCTGTGCGTGTGGAGCCCGGGGCTGGACGCGCGGGGCAACTCGGTGGCGGGCGTGGCGGCCCTGGACCGCTTCACGACCCTGACGGGCCTGTCGGTGTTCTGATTCCCTAAAGCCCTGGGCGGGCTGCCGGGGACGTTGCCCCCGGACCCCCTGTTTTCGCCTGCGGACCGTAGCTGGCTGGTCGCGCAGTTCCCCGCGCCCCTGAATGCGCCCCTTCGGGCCGCCCAGGGGATCGCCGCGCAGCGGCATTCTTGGGGCGCGGGGAACCGCGCGGGCAACCGGCCACAACCCGTAGACAAAGACCGGGCCAGAAAGGGGCGCGGGGCTGTGACATTTGCGGCTCCGCCGCGCGGGCGCGACCAGCCCACCACGGCCCGCAGACGAACCGCGCACCAAGTTGGCTGAAAGCCGCTCACCCCCCGGTGTTTAGGCGCGGCAGCGTCACAGCGCCAGCCGAAAGCAGTACCCCTCCCGCTCGGACAAGGGCGTCCGGAACGTCTCGGCAAGCCGCATCCCCAACCGCCGGGTAACGGCGACGGACCGCTCGTTGCGGGCATCCACCATGGCCACCACCCCGCCGACCCCGGCGCCCCGCACCCGCTCCACCGCGACCCGCGCCGCGGCCGTCGCGTACCCCCGCCCCCACGCCCGCCGGGCGAGCCGCCAGCCGATCTCGACCTCCCCGACCGGCCCCCAGGCGTGCGGCCACGGCTGGGCGCCGGTGAAGCCGATCACGGAGTCGTCCTCGTCGAGCAGCGTCCACAGGCAGAACCCCCGCTCGGCGTCGTGCATCCGCTGGCGCGCCGTCAACTCCTCGTACACCGAAAGCTCCGCCGACCTGCCCCCGTGGAACTCCATGACCTCCGGGTCGTCGAACACCTCGTGCCAGGCCCAGGCGTCCTCCTCGGTCGGCACACGCAGCCGTACGACGGGCGGCGACGGCAGGGACTTCTCCTCGGGCGAGCTCATAGCGGGGCAACCCTTCGCGATAACGATCAACAGCCACCCATAGACTGCACATGTCCTGTGCTTTCCGGCATGCCAAATCGAGTCTTCGGGAGATCCCGCTGTGACCGAGCCCCTCTCCGAACACACCGCGGATGTGATCGTCGTCGGGGCCGGCCCCGCCGGGTCGACCACGGCGTACTACCTGGCCAAGGCCGGACTCGACGTACTCCTGCTGGAGAAGACCGCCTTCCCGCGCGAGAAGGTGTGCGGCGACGGGCTCACCCCGCGCGCCACCAAGCAGCTGGTCGCCATGGGCATCGACATCTCCGAAGAGGCCGGCTGGCTGCGCAACAAGGGC encodes the following:
- a CDS encoding demethylmenaquinone methyltransferase gives rise to the protein MTRASLDKQPHEVATMFDDVAANYDRTNDVLSLGQARLWRKEVAKAVDARPAQKVLDLAAGTATSSLPFAATGAYVVPCDFSLGMLKVGKGRHPHLPFTAGDATKLPFKDDTFDAVTISFGLRNVQDTDTALRELFRVTRPGGRVVICEFSQPTWKPFRTVYSEYLMRALPPVATAVSSNPDAYVYLAESIRAWPDQPALAARLQQAGWSKVAWRNLTGGVVALHRGYKPQ
- a CDS encoding glutaminase, which encodes MDYQAVLHQIADDVAPLVGRGTPAAYIPALADVDPSRFGMAVADLDGKVYGVGDWQRPFSAQSITKVFTLALALARGGDTLWEHVGREPSGNPFNSLVQLEYENGIPRNPFINAGALVVTDRLQTLTGDASSELLEFLREETGNPELAFDAVVAESESAHGDRNAALAHFMASYGNIANDVPTLLDHYFWQCAIEMSCADLALAARFLARHGLRADGSRLLSRSEAKQINAVMLTCGTYDAAGDFAYRVGLPGKSGVGGGIVAVVPGRCTLCVWSPGLDARGNSVAGVAALDRFTTLTGLSVF
- a CDS encoding GNAT family N-acetyltransferase, which codes for MSSPEEKSLPSPPVVRLRVPTEEDAWAWHEVFDDPEVMEFHGGRSAELSVYEELTARQRMHDAERGFCLWTLLDEDDSVIGFTGAQPWPHAWGPVGEVEIGWRLARRAWGRGYATAAARVAVERVRGAGVGGVVAMVDARNERSVAVTRRLGMRLAETFRTPLSEREGYCFRLAL